From Nicotiana tabacum cultivar K326 chromosome 22, ASM71507v2, whole genome shotgun sequence, one genomic window encodes:
- the LOC107768170 gene encoding putative late blight resistance protein homolog R1C-3 encodes MEIVETCGKGTLSSAEPSTKRSFPSTDDEVVGFVKDAESIMKKLTGGAKELDVISIFGMPGLGKTTLARKVYDNPSIVNYFDVKAWCSVSQAHNRRTLLIEIFKQATRDKSEIDEAVDIADKLQKTLKGRRYLIVLDDIWEVETWEDLGLCFPKGEDGSRVIVTTRIEEVAKHLQHCSDPYSLRFLTSKESWELLQKKVFRGESCPPDLLEAGLHVAEHCKGLPLVIVLIAGIIVKMERKASLWLEVANDLSSLALGEQGMKVIQSSYDHLEDQLKPCLLYMALYPEDYKIPVSDLLKLWMAEEFVENIDSENMEETSRILLNDLLKRSLVMVSGRQEINGAIEYCSLHDLVREFCLRRLTEEKYFMQLTVPYSSNQQLYSKESRLCIYIHDELVKQLDHYEYRLDKIPMFESKQLDCYEYHLDNIPMVKSKETKRSGQCPKVFQFIAHPKSNIWNRSDSLHSPVKLRFVQALHLNERELPSSWITAVQSLTHLRYLAICVEKFDFKWVSHLL; translated from the coding sequence ATGGAGATTGTTGAGACATGTGGAAAAGGGACTCTTTCTTCTGCAGAGCCTTCCACCAAACGTAGTTTTCCATCAACTGATGATGAAGTTGTGGGCTTTGTGAAAGATGCAGAAAGTATAATGAAGAAATTAACCGGTGGAGCAAAGGAGCTAGACGTTATCTCAATCTTTGGAATGCCAGGTCTTGGAAAAACAACTTTGGCCAGGAAAGTGTACGACAATCCTTCTATAGTTAATTACTTTGATGTTAAAGCTTGGTGTTCTGTTTCGCAAGCGCATAATAGGAGGACATTGTTGATTGAGATTTTCAAGCAAGCAACACGTGATAAGAGCGAAATCGATGAGGCTGTTGACATAGCTGACAAGTTGCAGAAGACTCTTAAAGGCAGGAGATATCTCATAGTATTAGATGATATATGGGAAGTCGAGACATGGGAAGATCTGGGATTGTGTTTCCCTAAAGGTGAAGATGGAAGCAGAGTAATTGTAACAACTCGAATTGAAGAAGTGGCTAAGCATCTTCAGCACTGCAGTGATCCTTATTCTCTTAGATTTCTGACATCGAAAGAGAGTTGGGAATTATTGCAGAAGAAAGTATTTCGAGGAGAGAGTTGTCCACCCGATCTACTGGAAGCAGGGTTACATGTTGCGGAACATTGTAAGGGGTTGCCTCTTGTGATTGTACTGATTGCTGGAATTATTGTGAAAATGGAAAGGAAGGCGTCCTTGTGGCTGGAGGTTGCTAATGACTTAAGTTCCCTTGCTTTAGGAGAGCAGGGTATGAAGGTAATACAATCGAGTTACGACCATTTAGAAGACCAATTAAAGCCTTGTCTTCTGTACATGGCATTGTATCCAGAAGACTATAAGATTCCAGTGTCTGATTTACTTAAGTTGTGGATGGCTGAAGAGTTCGTAGAGAATATTGACTCAGAGAATATGGAGGAAACATCTAGAATTTTGTTGAATGATCTACTTAAGAGAAGCCTAGTGATGGTCTCTGGCCGACAGGAAATTAATGGTGCCATAGAATACTGCTCACTTCATGATTTAGTGCGTGAGTTTTGTTTGAGAAGACTTACAGAAGAAAAGTACTTTATGCAGCTGACAGTGCCATACAGTTCAAATCAACAATTGTATTCCAAAGAATCACGGTTATGCATTTATATTCATGATGAACTTGTTAAACAATTAGATCATTATGAATATCGATTGGATAAGATTCCAATGTTCGAGTCCAAGCAGTTAGATTGTTATGAATATCATTTGGACAACATTCCAATGGTCAAGTCCAAGGAAACAAAGCGCTCTGGTCAATGTCCAAAGGTTTTTCAGTTCATTGCTCATCCAAAATCCAACATATGGAACCGATCAGATTCTTTGCATTCACCTGTTAAACTAAGATTTGTTCAGGCATTGCATTTGAATGAAAGGGAATTACCAAGTTCCTGGATTACGGCAGTACAATCACTAACTCACTTGAGGTACCTTGCAATTTGTGTTGAAAAATTTGATTTCAAGTGGGTATCACATCTACTCTAG